The Setaria italica strain Yugu1 chromosome VIII, Setaria_italica_v2.0, whole genome shotgun sequence genome includes the window ACGGTTAAGTAGCTGATATAGGCGTTAGGGTCAGCTCGGACGGTTAAGTAGCTGAAAATTTCCCACCATCGCATCTCGCCCGCCATtgcatcccgcacccatcatcactGCGGCAGCTCCATTGCCCCTGCCGTATCTCGCGTTCACGTCCGCGCCCGTCACCACCCGCGGCCGTGGTCACCCAAGGTCACTCCTCGTGTGTCACCACCGCACCTCGACCCCACCGCTGCTCCCCActaccagtgaggggcgagcgaagGGGGTGGGGAGCATGAGGAGCAGCAAAGGGagcggagggggaaggggaggggctgAGAAtgagagagggggaggaaggCTTAGGGAataagagagagggaggaaggtggAGAGATGGAGGCGGAGAGGATGGGAGGTGGGGTGGAGGCAGAGAGAAtgaaaggagagggagggggtgtGGATAAGAAGGGCCGCTGTCAGTACATGGTTCACCGATGGGTTAACCTACGGGCCGGCGGTGAAAACTGATTTTGATTTTCACCGTCTAGTCATGGATAGAACTGGCAGTGATATCATGTCTATTTTCACCGTTGATTTTAGCCTCCACTGCACCGAATTACTGCCAAACCCGCGGTGAAAATGTAGTACCGTCGGTTTTGATCAAATCGGTTGTGATGACCCTGTTGATGATGACTCTCTATGTAGTAGTGTCTGCAACATGTTTGGAGGTTTCATATGCAACATTTCAGATACTTTTTGTATCTTATAACATTTCCTGCAAACAAGTTCTTGCAACATGTCACCGATTGAAACATCCGAATAGAAatatcataatattgaagagaAAAAAAGCTAATCCCAGCAGCAGTCTCTTACAAACACTACTGGACAAAGTATTACAGCATCAATTGATCCAACATCAATAATCCGTACTAGGATGGAGGAAGAGACGGCGGACAGATGATAGGGAAGAGCGGTGGCTACTTTTTATATTTTCGTGGGGTTCACATAACATTAGGTGTCTGAATCGGTTCAACGTTTTTAATTACTTCCGTtgtgctctctctctcctcgaCGAATCAGATTACTAGTGCGGATGCCATTAGATGGTCTCCTTATTGATGACCTAGTTAttatttttgttaaaaaaatataattggaAGAGTATTGGCTGCAAGTTCGTACGTGGTGATAAGTGTCGTAACATCAGATAAATCCCTTTACATATGTATACACACTGGCCTAAACAACGAAGAACTACGATGATTCAACCAAAGCTAAGAACAATTACGTGAGAGTAAATTTGGGTCATCAGAACAGGCTTGCATTATAAGGAGTTTTTGGTTGCAGACTTCTAGTGCTTGTAGCCACGTGCTGTAAAAGAAGAGGAAAGGATATATAACAGAGGACCCACCTGTAATGTGATGGAACGGTCGACTGTTAAGGACTGAGGAGGACAATACAATAGTGACACAAGTTTATTACAATAGAAAGCACAAAGCAGGAAAAGGAAACATAAGAAGCGAATTACACAGCATACATTCAGGTAACCGTACTCCGTGCAACAGAGGATGCAAACTATTTTTGCACATACGAGCTAGAGTCAGGCTGCCCTGACGAGCTCCTTGAGCTGCCGGACGAAGTCCCTGGCGAACCTCTTCTGAACGGCGTCGTCCGTCAAGAACTCCCTCCACTTCCTCCCGTCCCCATCCCCTCCCTCCGCCATCGCCAAGGCAACCGCATCGCTCACGTCCTGGCGTCCGAACCAGCCGTCCTCGTCGCGGCGCGCCACCTCCACCCCAACCTGCAACTCTCGCACGAGCAGCGCCGCGTTGAGGTACTGGTCGCCCTTCATCGGCAGCAGCACCAGCCGGCAACCGGCTACGAGGCCCTCCACGACGGAGCTGAACCCGGCGTGGTTCACGTAGCACCCGACGCTCTGGTGCTGCAggatgtgctgctgctgcacccaCCCCGTGTGCACCGCGCCTCTCCCCTTCACCCTCTCCTCGAACCCCGGCGGGATCCGtgcccggagctccgcttccgTGTCCGCTCCCTTGGGGAAGTTGAGCACGGCGAGGAACGGCCGGTTGGTGGCCTCGAGGCCGAGGAGaagctctgtcgccgccgctgccggtagGAACATCTCGCTGCCGaacgaggcgaagacgacggaGTTCTCCGGGAACGAGGAGAGCCAGCTGGCCCACCGCTCATCGAGATGGCCCTGCAGCGGCTCCGGCACGACGGGTCCGGCGAGAAGCACTGGCCTGCCGAACTGGGCAGAGAGGTAACTTATGTAGGGGCCCTCCATCTCCACGCAGGTCTTTACCACGATGGCATCGCAGGCCTTGATGCCGGCGATCACACGGTCGTAGACGCAGGGCTGGCCGTAGAAGCTGGTGAACAGGTAGGTGAAGCCGGCGGCCTGGTAGGGCGGAATGGTGGCTAGCGCGGAGCCCTTGGGAAAACCGGAAGGGGCGGCCATGGGGTCACCGGCCGACGGGACCGCCCCATGGAGGCGGCGCGCCAGGACGACGTTGTAGGCGCGGGCGACGGCTGAGAACACGCTGAAGTGGAGCACCTTGATGCCAAGAGGTGCGGCGATGTCGGTGACCCACGGGGtggcgaagtcgatcagcgcgGCGTCCGGGCGGAGCTCGGACAACAGCGCCGACACCTGGTCCCGAGTGCCGTCGAAGGCGACCTTGAGGAGCTCGGCCGTGCTGGCGGCTCCCTCGGGTAGCCCCGGCACGTGGGGCAGGTGTAGCGGCacgacggccgccgcgccgacggCCGGCGCCAGCATGGCCTGCACGCGCGGCAGGTTCCCGTCGGCCGTCAGGAACGTCACGCGGATGTGCCCGCCCTCGACGGAGAACAGCTTCCGCGCCAGCTGCGCGAACGGGCTGATATGGCCGAAGGCGAGCCAGGGGAGCATCACGACGTGAATAGCTTCGCCGGTGGCGGCatcttttcttcctccacccGGCATGGTAGGCACGGTGTATGGTTGCTCGGCGTTACCTGGCTCTGGATTTGTAtgactagtccatcaacccgtgcgggagcacgggctaatgtttttagaagctattgtatttgaaaattatttagaaattaaattcctagctaataatcaaaattgtttacctactactctcttatttttcaatacttcaacataatacttatatagatatgtatctatctttgtccagttgcgattgatttttaattaataattattcaatgcactttttcatccatattcatactttttccattttatttgacCCCTcgaatcctccatacattatgtttagcatacaaatcaatatttttcatcgattcctcacatacatgtataaatggtctaaatggtggcactcatcatatgtacatactttaacttagtatttttatattaacaataacatcaataggtaatttagaatcatatattagtttacttttgacaTTTccgtatgatgcacatgaagatcattagATTAAGGTtcaggtgtttactttaggttatttttaataacggcatacgtgggtaacatagataaaattttagaatgatattttaagttatgatttataatgatgtgtattagtaaattggatgaagattatggggttaatttagattattttttataatagctgagctcggtaatttaaatataggttta containing:
- the LOC101754290 gene encoding anthocyanidin 3-O-glucosyltransferase, which produces MPGGGRKDAATGEAIHVVMLPWLAFGHISPFAQLARKLFSVEGGHIRVTFLTADGNLPRVQAMLAPAVGAAAVVPLHLPHVPGLPEGAASTAELLKVAFDGTRDQVSALLSELRPDAALIDFATPWVTDIAAPLGIKVLHFSVFSAVARAYNVVLARRLHGAVPSAGDPMAAPSGFPKGSALATIPPYQAAGFTYLFTSFYGQPCVYDRVIAGIKACDAIVVKTCVEMEGPYISYLSAQFGRPVLLAGPVVPEPLQGHLDERWASWLSSFPENSVVFASFGSEMFLPAAAATELLLGLEATNRPFLAVLNFPKGADTEAELRARIPPGFEERVKGRGAVHTGWVQQQHILQHQSVGCYVNHAGFSSVVEGLVAGCRLVLLPMKGDQYLNAALLVRELQVGVEVARRDEDGWFGRQDVSDAVALAMAEGGDGDGRKWREFLTDDAVQKRFARDFVRQLKELVRAA